The genomic region ACCAACCCTTTATCATTAATCTATtccaacacacatacattttttttgccattataaaaaaatatatttctgatctttaaattgaaaaaataaaacaaccatgTATGCAACCGTACCAACGATATGTTGCCATGAAAATAACAGAGAAAAGTGTgtaaaacttttttgtcgctGTATTCTAAAGTGCGATAgaacaatttttaaacttcTAGTATAACCTACATTTAATCTAAAATCAATTTGTTGCGTCAATGAAATGATTGTACATGTTTGAGGCATCTAGTTTGTTTCATATTTACAAAATTTTTGGGTTTCTccaaaatttttatttgtaaattcTAGAATAATATCGTACGAACTTGGATTTGGTGCATGTTTTGATTAgttctatatattttttctatgTTCTTACATACGCAAACTGTACGCCAATGTCGTATGAACTTCCAAGGCAAGGCTTGTAGAAAACAGGTTGGAATGGTGCCGACCggtatggaaaaacaaacttaaattaaCAAAACTTTTTTTCTAGTCAAAAGAATATAAACTAGGATATACATTACCATTTCTTTAAATGCTTTTATTAATATTGTTAAGGCTACCTAACTAACtaaagaacattaaaaaaaaaaccatttaatcttttaaaaaaaatgaaacattgacaaacaaaccttcaaccatGGTTTCTATCTACATTTGAAGACTTTTATCGAATCAAATTTCACTTGAACGGAACGGTCCACGATTACCATCAATCTATGACTGAGcaaaaatttgattttccctCTCCAGCACTATGCAGCCCAACTTGAGCTTCAATCtgagaaaagtaaaacatggCACGATTATCTAACGACTGTTTAGAAATATCGGTTACCACCGCGGTTTGCGATCGTGAAGAACAACTTTCTCACAATAACCGTAAAACCGACGTGTAAGTTTCTACTTTGGGTATTTGAATTCAATGGCGACGAACACATCGCTCCGATTGCGGAGCGGCTGTTAACTCGCGCTATCTgttgtttttgcaaaaaaatctGCACGAGGGATTCGATACTATTGTTTACCTTCGGTGTTATCAGCCGATTGCGTAAGCGAAAGCATGAACCCAACGTCGGTGTACAGAGGTATAGGTGAAGCAGTTTTAACATTAGAAAACTTCTCGGTAAGTTTAAAATAACGCtcagaggtttttttttatgtttccgaTGGGAGCGATATCAAATAATAGTGACAGTGAAAACTTACGATCGTAGCGTTCCTTGAAGTCGCCGTCGTAGTCCTCGTCGATGGCACTCTCCAAGGCGTCCATGGCGCTGTTGATGTGCCGTTCGAAATCGGCATCGTTATCCATGCTGGCGTCGCGTTGCGTCGTTCTGTTTACTTGtgataacaaaaaagtaaccGTCGGGACGGAGGAAGAAGCGATTGATTTTCGATGTGTAGTTGCCACACAGTTGACCACGACTGTCACATTATACGACTTTTACGGTTCACAAATGCACTGCGGCTgccaaattttctttcttcgtgACTTTTTTTCGGGTATTACTCATTCTATGCACTGTAACGATTTGATTGATAATtttaacttatttgttttcgttttcttgcgtCTGCAAACACACTTATCACTAAACACAATGCAATTGCACTTCAAACTGGTTAACGGGGGACACAAATGGATGGTAAATTTATTTGCTTACTGCCTCATTGCAAGTATTTCCAGAGGTTTAATACACTTGGTACATTTTGCTGTAAATTTTCGCTGCTAGGAGAATAAACTTCTCCGTACCTCAGTACTATTATCGCGAACCGAACCGTGGATAAGCGCGTTTGACGGTGGTCTGTTTGCCCGAGTCAAACAGCACGGTGACGGCCCCGGACTTGGCCCCACCGAACAAAACGAGTCTTGAATGGCGTTTTCTCACTCGGCCGACTCTGGCGGCTTCCCGTTCACACTCTATCGTTTAGGCGTTCCATTTGTTCAGCccattcgtttttccttttcttccaccTTTTGTTTGCACCCTGTTCGCCTCTCGCTCTCTGGCTGCTTGCACATTTTTTTCCGTACTGCCCAGAGGGATCGATCAGAGAAGGTGGCAGCCACGCATACACGAACTTACCCTGCCAACCCCCTGGTTGGAGTTGAGTATGGAGGACCGCGGCGTGCACATACTCCAGCCGCTAGCAGGGAGGAGCAGTATCACAACCACCAACACCTACCCCCCGCTCGGGAGAGAAACACACGCAGGacaggaagaagaagaagcagaaggtGGCGCTGGCTGAGagggcgaaacaaaaaacatgtatgCGCGACAGGTACCAGCGGCGCGCTATGATATCATCATCGCCTATCACAAACTCCACGTTCCCATCTCCGTAGCCCATGTCCTGGAGGCGGTAGATGTATACGGCCGATCGCAAGCTCGCACACAACCATCCACAGAGACACAACAGGGCCATTTGCTCAATCCACCATACGGTGGAGGTTGCTCAACGACGCAACGGTCGATCCGCGGACTCTCAACTCCCACGCGTCGAGAAATCTTTACTAGAACTACAATGGCTCGAGGTGCCCTATTGAATGCAGTTTAGTGAAACACAGCCACCGGTACGCTGCCCAAGAACTAACCCAAGGCATAGGTGCGTAGGTGCCGTATTGGACTGAAGGAGTGATCAATGCATAACTTCTCGTCGTGTAGAAGCGTTTTTGAAACCCGAGTCCCAATCTCAACAGCGGACCACGGGACCATCGACGAAGCAATGTTCTTCCTGATTGCTCCATAGACCATGGATCGAAAGGAATTTTTATGATGTTTCTCAAGCAGGAAAAAATGTTATCGTTCTTGTAAAACAAGTTGGAATTCGTATTCTATTTGGAAGTGTTTGGCCGACAAAGATTTTGGATTAAAGCTTCACCTTGCATGACGAAGTTTTGTAGCAAATTTAAAAGAGCATTTGTCGTTCTAGCATTCATTGCTTTTTCTGTAATTGTTACTGTTGTGATAGGACCTGACCCGATGGATAAGCTTTGGGCCACTCACTGATAACTCGCCGTTATCAGCTGATGTGGGTTCCTGCTATCCATCGGGGTCAATGCGCAGCGTCCGTCGATCAGTTGACTTCGGCTGGGGATCGGTAGAGGATCGGGCACGGACGAGCCGCGCGTGGCGTCTGTTTTATGTACCGTTAAGTTTTAGGCCAAGGAcctctgtttttaaagtgtacgtGATCGTCATAGTAAATATAGTTCTAATGGTTAATTATGTAATTTATGTGTACTGATTGAAAAGACCAGAGCTACAcgaaagaacataaaagtggcgacgagtgaaaaaaaaaaaaaaaaaaaaaaaaatcgcttgGTGTGAACGTGTGCATTAAAGACACAAGACTTTTGGTACGAGCGTGcacagtgaaaacaaaattccgcGTCCACGGGCAAAAAGGCGAAGGATGAGCGTTAACGGAAGCGGTGCATCCGAGTTTCCAGTGGAAGGGGACGAGCGTCGATCATCCGCGATCCGCTCTGGTGGTTTTGTTCCCGGGCAACATCATTTGCAGCCCGCCAACGAAAACCAAGCGCCATGGCCACAGGCTCCATTGCAAAGCGCATCCGCGCAGCCCGCCAACGAAAACCAAGCGCCATGGACGCAGCCTCCATCGCAAAGTGCATCCGCGCAGCCATTGCAGAATAATTTTGCCGCGTCATCCGGAGCGCCTGGGCAGAATTTTGATTTTGCGATGCTGTCCCAAATGATGCAGATGATGCAGCAGCaaatgcagcaacagcagcagcagatgcagcagcagatgcaacaacagcagcagcagatgcaacaacagcatcagTTATTCGCCCAATTGCTGCAGCAGCCGAAATCCGCATCACAGCCTTCCCAGCCGACAAATAGTGTTCCCAGCAATCCCGAGGTGATTATGGATGCTTTATCGAGTAGCATCACGGAGTTTCGTTACGAGGCGGAATCGGACGTAACTTTCGGTGCATGGTTTGCACGATACGAGGATCTGTTTGCGCAGGATGCCTCTCGCCTCGACGATGCAGCTAAAGTGCGTTTGCTGATACGCAAGCTGGGACCCGCCGAGTACGCGCGGTACACTAGTTTTATCTTGCCGAGGGTCCCTCGTGACTTGTCGTTCGTCGATACTACAAAAAGGTTAACAGCTCTTTTCGGAAAAGCAGAGTCGCTGGTTAGTAAGCGATACACGTGTTTGCAGCTTACAAAGTCGCGGAACGAGgatttggtttcatttgtctGCAGAGTGAACCGCTCCTGCGTGAACTTTCAACTTGCCGCAATGAGCGAAGAGCagtttaaatgtttaatgctCGTTTGCGGCTTGAAAGATGAAGCCGACGCTGAAGTGCGAACGAGGCTTCTGTCTCGAATCGAGGAGCGAAACGACGTGACATTGGAGCAGCTTTCCGCGGAATGTCAACGGATCGCAAGTCTTAAAGTCGACAGCGCGATGATTGCAGCAAAAACTAATGATCGCGTCCTGGCGCTAAGGGCCAGAGGACCGCGATACCAGTCGCCTGGTCAAGATCAAGGAGGAAAATGGCGGCAAGAACGTGGCGCGTATCGAGAAACTCGCGACAGGCCGGCTGGGCCTTGTTGGTTGTGCGGAGGTACCCATTGggcaagaaactgttcttatgCCCAACATAAGTGCCGTGACTGTAACAAAACGGGCCATAGAGAGGGTTTCTGCAACCAACAAAACGGTAGGCGCCAGCGGCGAAAATCCAAGAAATGGAACAAGCGCACTCCGGTAGAGACAAGGTTTGTTACGATAAACGTCTGCAAGGTGACGCAAGCAAGGAAATTCGTCGACCTTCTGATCGGCAACAAGAAGGTGCGCATGCAGCTCGACACCGGTTCGGACATCACGGTGGTTGGACGGAGTGCATGGGACCAGTTGGGTAGGCCAACATTGAAGCCGGTAGGAGTATGCGCGAGGACAGCGTCTGGCTCGCAGCTGCAGCTGGATGGGGAATTTACGGCAAGGGTAACGATTGGCGACAGGACAAAGGTCGTCGTTATTCGCGTCATACAAGCAGACTTGCAGCTTCTGGGAGCAGATGCGATCGAGCAGTTCCAGCTCGGGTCGGTGCCAATGGACCACTTTTGTAACGCGATAAGCACAGAAGCGCTAAAATGGGAAAGCAAGTTCCCTAAAATGTTTAGTGGAAGTGGATTGTGCACTAAGGCAAATATTCAGCTGCGGCTGAAGGATAATCACCGTTCAGTATTTTGTCCCAAACGTCCGGTTGCATACGCGATGCAAGCTATTGTGGAAAAAGAGCTAGACCGCCTGCAAGACTTGGGTGTTATCACCAGAACGGACTATTCGGATTGGGCAGCCCCAATCGTGGTAGTGAGGAAACAGAACGGCAGTATAAGAATATGTGGAGATTATTCAACTGGCCTGAACTCAGCTCTCCAGTCCCATGAGTATCCACTACCACTTCCAGAGGATATTTTTGCAACACTTGCTCAGTGccagtttttcagcaaaattgaCCTTTCGGACGCGTTCCTGCAGGTGGAAATAAATGAGCAGTATCGTCCGTTACTTACGATAAATACGCATCGCGGACTATACCATTACAACCGCCTGCCACCCGGGATAAAGATTGCACCAGCGGCATTCCAGCAGCTGATGGATGCAATGCTCGCCGGATTGAATCGTACATCCGGGTACATGGACGACGTAGTCGTGGGAGGAAGAACAGAGCGTGAGCACGATGAGAACCTGCTAAACCTTTTCCGGCGCATCGAAGATTACGGATTTACCATCCGCGCGGAAAAGTGTGCATTCAAAATGACTCAAATTGAGTATTTGGGGTTCATCGTTGATAGCCAGGGTCTCAGACCGAATCCCGAAAAGATAGCAGTAATTCACGAGTTGCCGGCGCCAAGGAATGTGAGTGAAGTACGATCCTTTTTAGGAGCCGTGAATTATTACGGGAAGTTCGTTCCAAAGATGAGAGACCTTCGGTACCCTCTGGATGTGCTGCTGAAAAACGAGTCACAATTTGAATGGACACGCGAGTGCGAAGATGCCTTTCGGAAATTTAAAGAGATACTGGCCTCCGACCTGCTCCTGACGCATTACGACCCCAACGCGGAAATAGTGGTTTCTGCGGATGCTTCGTCGGTTGGTCTAGGCGCAACGATCAGCCATAGATTTGCTGATGGATCGATGAAGGTGGTGCAGCATGCTTCACGAGCCCTAACGAAGGCAGAAGCAGGGTACAGTCAGATCGATCGTGAAGGTCTAGCGATCATTTTTGCCGTTAAGAAATTCCATAAAATGCTGTACGGACGCCATTTCCGGTTGCAGACGGATCATCGACCACTGTTGCGCATTTTCGGCTCCAACAAGGGTATACCTGTTTACACAGCCAACAGGTTACAGCGTTTTGCTCTGCAGCTTCAACTGTACGATTTTAGCATCGAATATGTTAAAACGGATCAATTTGGCAACGCGGACGTGCTCTCAAGGCTAATAAGGGAGCACGCAAAACCAGATCCAGAGTACATCATTGCAAGCGCTGAGTTGGAAGAGGACGTGAGTTCCGTTGTAATAAACTGTATTAACCTATTTCCGCTTCATTTTAGAGATGTCGCGAAGGCAACGGAATCCGACCCGGTACTGCGGCAAGTAACAAAATACATTATGGAAGGTTGGCCGCGAGACAAATCATACGGCGAAGATTTGGCTCGCTTTTTCCACAGAAGCGAGGCCTTATCCACGTTCCGGGGAAGTATTTTGTTCGGGGAGAGGGTGGTCATCCCAAGAAAGCTACAGCGGCGTTGCTTGGAGCAGCTGCACGAAGGACATCCAGGGATCCAAAGGATGAAGGCGGTGGCTCGCAGTTATGTGTACTGGCCAAGCATCGATAGAGACATTGCCGAGTACGTGAAAACATGCCACGCCTGTGCAGTAGCATCGAAGTCCTCCCCGCGTGAGAAACCCGTTTCCTGGCCAGCTACCAAGAAGCCCTGGGAGCGCATCCACATCGATTATGCCGGTCCAGTTGACGGTGATTACTTTTTGGTAATGGTTGATGCGCATACAAAGTGGCCAGAGGTGGTAAGGACGCGTAGCACTACGACAAAGGCTACTATTGCGATGATGCGGGGCATCTTCGCAAGATTTGGCTATCCCGAAACGTTGGTCAGCGATAATGGGCCCCAGTTCGTATCGTCCGAGTTTGAGGATTACTGTTGTAGAAACGGCATAGACCACGTGAAAACCGCGCCGTTTCATCCTCAATCGAATGGGCAAGCTGAGCGTTTCGTGGACacgctaaaaagaaaaaatgcaaaagatcCACGAAGGTGGAGCCACACGAGAGGAATCACTCGATATTTTCCTTGCATCTTATCGGATGACTCCCAACCCGGTTGTAAGAAATGGCCAAACTCCGGCGGAGGCTATGCTGGGGCGAAAGGTTCGGACCGCCCTAGAACTATTGAAACCTCCCTCCGCAGAAAAGGAAGCACCGCCAGTGGGTGATAAACGGTTCGGTAGCGGTGACGCCGTTTATACCAAGATGTATGCTAGAAACTCTTGGCGGTGGGTTCCAGCACGGATTGTACGAGAACTAGGTACGGTGATGTTCGAGGTGGAGACCGAGGATCGCAAGGTGCATCGCCGTCACCTGAATCAGCTTAGAGAGCGCGGTGCTGCCACGCCAATTAATGCACCTAGTAATACCGTAGAGCCGTACCGATTGCCGTTGGATTTGCTCATCGATCCAGCGCCGCAGGAAACAAGGCTGATTTCTCCTGCAGGGCAGCAAATCATCGCATCGGATACGGTTGCATCTCCACGTCCAGTCCCTTTCGTGACTAGCAGACGACGGTAGCCGATACAAGAGCCACGCCGGTCTTCTAGGCCTAGAAGACCCCCACGTAGGCTCGACGAGTATCGTCTAAATTAAAAGGGGGAGATGTTGTGATAGGACCTGACCCGATGGATAAGCTTTGGGCCACTCACTGATAACTCGCCGTTATCAGCTGATGTGGGTTCCTGCTATCCATCGGGGTCAATGCGCAGCGTCCGTCGATCAGTTGACTTCGGCTGGGGATCGGTAGAGGATCGGGCACGGACGAGCCGCGCGTGGCGTCTGTTTTATGTACCGTTAAGTTTTAGGCCAAGGAcctctgtttttaaagtgtacgtGATCGTCATAGTAAATATAGTTCTAATGGTTAATTATGTAATTTATGTGTACTGATTGAAAAGACCAGAGCTACAcgaaagaacataaaagtTACTTGAAAATAATTCACGTTTCCACTTCACAGAAACAAAGCACTATTAGTGAAATACGgatgaagttgtttggacataaAACCTGACGTTTTTTTAACGAAAAGTACGAACGGTTCGGTGTAATTTATGTATAACTGGAACGCACCTTTTCAAACACGGTTCCATGGCAACAGGCAGGCAGAAGCAGTAAGAGTCCCTGTTTGATCGATTCCATTCATAGGGTATCCTTTCAAACAATGGGTAAAAGCTCTAACAAAAGTTGaagcataaaaatgaaaaaaggtaaataaacaattttatagCATGTGTGCACGAAAAGTAGCAGAAAGTTTTAAAGTATTCACTTTCaacgaacattttctctttaaCGATTTCCATCACTAACTAGGATACTTGGTAGTGAACGTAAGAAAGGAACAGGGATCAGTTCGTTAACAATCACATAAGTTTTGATAAAGTTTTAGCACGTAAGAGTTTTTTTACATAATatcattatttaaaaaaaatggaattggGTTTGCCATGAAACACAATTtgttccaaaaacaaaataagaagACATAGGTaaattgtaattgaaatttcatGTCCTCCATGTACAATATCTACAAGCGCCCATGGTCAATCATGATTGATAGTGATTCAAGCGCTTATCACGACCATCGCTTGACTACTTCATAGTAGTTAGGAGAAAAAGGCCAAAAAATAACCTACTCTCGGGCGAAGGAGTTTTTTAGAGAGAAATAAGGATCAAAAAGATCTTGAACTCGTAgataagttttttgtttcacgaaACAAAGATGGAttgaaatggtttgttttccattttgggTACCGGCAGACTTGTGTCGCATAAACATTACCATGTACCATATAATCGATCTACTTTACGAGCAATGCCTCGATACTTTCAGCTGCGCCGAATTCGTGACCTCAATATCGATTATACGGTAAAGCACTTGCCTGACCACTAAACACATCGCGTACCCTTAGGCACAGCCGAAAGGACTAGAGCTCGTGCAGTTGGTGGATCAAAACTTGGCAAAAACTGCAAACCCATGgtgggatttttattttctgtttgtgcaccttttttttgttccagtGGCCTTATGTTTGACCAACATCAAAGCGTACACACGGTGACGGAAGGCAAGCACACCTTTATTTGAGAAAGGTACACCCCGTGTGTGTGgggtattttaattaaattaacacCTGCCAAACATGCCAGCAGTGGCACAAGGATGGATTTTAGCATACCGTTCGAATCACTCGGAAAATTTAACACACATTCCTTGAATGGAGCACACGAACAACtagttttaaatcattttcaacTCTCTTCACAAGTTCTGATTCATAAACATGCTGcatataaaaacgcaaaaTCCTAAAACACAACAATGTTAATCAAGTGCTCTGAGTattgatgaaaattaaaatcataaaaatcacTACAAACCAAAACATCATCGGGATGTTTAGTTCTAGATCCTTCTGTACATTACACGCTGGCTACGTTTTACAATTccaacttttttaaacatatttttcatagTTTCTGTGTGGTTTGTGCCCTAAATTTGCACTAATTTATTCTGCACCAAACGAATCCTCTTAAATTGCACAATTTAACCATAAAACATACCATATGAACACCGACTTACATGACGGACAGAAACTACACCGACTCGGAATGACTGGACGGATTCAGTTCTGACGCTCGGACTGTGTCGCACCGACTGTGTCCCATTGACTGGCAAAACAGATCGTCCACCGGGCAAATAAA from Anopheles coustani chromosome 3, idAnoCousDA_361_x.2, whole genome shotgun sequence harbors:
- the LOC131264570 gene encoding uncharacterized protein K02A2.6-like; its protein translation is MSVNGSGASEFPVEGDERRSSAIRSGGFVPGQHHLQPANENQAPWPQAPLQSASAQPANENQAPWTQPPSQSASAQPLQNNFAASSGAPGQNFDFAMLSQMMQMMQQQMQQQQQQMQQQMQQQQQQMQQQHQLFAQLLQQPKSASQPSQPTNSVPSNPEVIMDALSSSITEFRYEAESDVTFGAWFARYEDLFAQDASRLDDAAKVRLLIRKLGPAEYARYTSFILPRVPRDLSFVDTTKRLTALFGKAESLVSKRYTCLQLTKSRNEDLVSFVCRVNRSCVNFQLAAMSEEQFKCLMLVCGLKDEADAEVRTRLLSRIEERNDVTLEQLSAECQRIASLKVDSAMIAAKTNDRVLALRARGPRYQSPGQDQGGKWRQERGAYRETRDRPAGPCWLCGGTHWARNCSYAQHKCRDCNKTGHREGFCNQQNGRRQRRKSKKWNKRTPVETRFVTINVCKVTQARKFVDLLIGNKKVRMQLDTGSDITVVGRSAWDQLGRPTLKPVGVCARTASGSQLQLDGEFTARVTIGDRTKVVVIRVIQADLQLLGADAIEQFQLGSVPMDHFCNAISTEALKWESKFPKMFSGSGLCTKANIQLRLKDNHRSVFCPKRPVAYAMQAIVEKELDRLQDLGVITRTDYSDWAAPIVVVRKQNGSIRICGDYSTGLNSALQSHEYPLPLPEDIFATLAQCQFFSKIDLSDAFLQVEINEQYRPLLTINTHRGLYHYNRLPPGIKIAPAAFQQLMDAMLAGLNRTSGYMDDVVVGGRTEREHDENLLNLFRRIEDYGFTIRAEKCAFKMTQIEYLGFIVDSQGLRPNPEKIAVIHELPAPRNVSEVRSFLGAVNYYGKFVPKMRDLRYPLDVLLKNESQFEWTRECEDAFRKFKEILASDLLLTHYDPNAEIVVSADASSVGLGATISHRFADGSMKVVQHASRALTKAEAGYSQIDREGLAIIFAVKKFHKMLYGRHFRLQTDHRPLLRIFGSNKGIPVYTANRLQRFALQLQLYDFSIEYVKTDQFGNADVLSRLIREHAKPDPEYIIASAELEEDRCREGNGIRPGTAASNKIHYGRLAARQIIRRRFGSLFPQKRGLIHVPGKYFVRGEGGHPKKATAALLGAAARRTSRDPKDEGGGSQLCVLAKHR